In Plodia interpunctella isolate USDA-ARS_2022_Savannah chromosome 1, ilPloInte3.2, whole genome shotgun sequence, one DNA window encodes the following:
- the LOC128670370 gene encoding growth hormone-inducible transmembrane protein-like, producing the protein MLSRLCLARSAFTVTQTLKTPVPHSFIPKNYVVRNYARDVRSRTATRSQPGLWERLMAPAGPNAFSIGKGALAGASAVGLVALCYYGSGVKPGTLQEAHLWPEYVKERIKATYFYIAGSLALTAGSAVTVFRTPALLNLVARNGWMSILITMGLMIGSGMVVRGMDYTPGIGGKQLAWVVHTAIMGAVIAPMCFLGGPVLTRAAWYTAGVVGGLSAIAVCAPSGEFLSMRAPLAMGLGAVFAASLAGVFLPPTSALGAGLYSLSLYGGLIVFSGFLLYDTQAIIKRAEMHPKYSMQPYDPINSAISVYLDVLNIFMRIAIILSGGGGNRRK; encoded by the exons ATGCTATCTCGATTGTGTTTGGCTCGTTCTGCATTCACCGTCACGCAGACGCTTAAAACTCCAGTACCCCATAGTTTCATCCCCAAAAACTACGTAGTTAGAAACTATGCCCGCGACGTTCGTTCCAGAACAGCCACCAGATCTCAGCCTGGGCTTTGGGAAAGGTTAATGGCTCCAGCAGGCCCTAATG CATTCAGTATTGGAAAAGGTGCTTTGGCTGGTGCTTCAGCAGTCGGCTTGGTGGCTCTCTGCTACTATGGTTCAGGTGTTAAACCAGGAACATTGCAAGAGGCACA CTTATGGCCTGAGTATGTGAAAGAACGCATCAAggcaacatatttttatattgctgGGTCATTGGCCCTGACTGCTGGCAGTGCTGTCACTGTATTCAGGACTCCTGCTTTGCTTAACTTGGTGGCACGAAATGGATGGATG tcaaTTCTGATAACAATGGGTCTGATGATTGGATCAGGGATGGTGGTGAGAGGCATGGATTATACCCCTGGGATTGGGGGGAAACAACTTGCTTGGGTGGTGCACACTGCAATCATGGGTGCAGTCATTGCCCCCATGTGCTTCCTAGGTGGACCGGTGCTGACTCGAGCTGCTTG GTACACAGCGGGCGTGGTGGGCGGGCTGAGCGCGATCGCGGTGTGCGCGCCGTCGGGCGAGTTCCTGAGCATGCGCGCGCCGCTGGCCATGGGGCTGGGCGCGGTGTTCGCCGCCTCGCTGGCCGGCGTGTTCCTGCCGCCCACCTCCGCGCTCGGAGCAG GCTTATATTCACTTAGTCTCTATGGTGGATTAATAGTATTCAGCGGATTCCTGCTATATGACACGCAAGCGATCATCAAGCGCGCAGAAATGCATCCTAAATATTCAATGCAACCCTACGACCCAATAAATTC